The following are encoded together in the Phyllopteryx taeniolatus isolate TA_2022b chromosome 21, UOR_Ptae_1.2, whole genome shotgun sequence genome:
- the dclk3 gene encoding serine/threonine-protein kinase DCLK3 isoform X2 encodes MASPTKARFGCDAARKWRATAPGPSSKRTCGGGAAAPPLPPPPWHARPHHRPGQSRGAGPHLPFFHGRHAEESAERPHLVTVVRPGQNAPRKVTVLLNRRGVVSFDQLLSDVSEALGFPRWHRSRVTRLYTAFAREVKSVGDFFRGDTALLALGKARPQLSGLQEALEELFPEQSRYRTEALLVWEKKLRAAPDKAAKADSGYGEGADDKDAAEERPPPETEEPRKGTAGKVARLPNRLQKLRVRGAVCEETPPPVGRFQRERERVSVPLCENCLSSPQWIDPLSGRTPLPPVCRKPTGSSTQDWKSRPEMWRDCSGPPSEGSEVSEADVARLYDVGRLLGDGNFAVVRECRRRADGRTLAVKMVERSRLLGREHVLQNELSLLASLRHPRVVRLLAHHRTPATAYLVMELARGGDLFDAVSRRGSFGEDEAALMAADVSEALEYIHRRSVVHRDVKPENLLIVHAVPGMTRLKLADFGLATVVSEPVFTICGTPTYVAPEILSETGYGLEVDMWALGVILYILLCGFAPFRSRHRDQEELFEIIKQGQLHFLPPYWDAISEDAKGLVSGLLRSDPVVRMTAEQTLQHPWLTAMAASCQQKALESQRETWKEEQPPRPAPLHREKVQKAPGEDPETGRAESKEQASDPTS; translated from the exons ATGGCATCGCCGACGAAGGCTCGCTTCGGCTGCGACGCGGCAAGGAAATGGAGAGCGACGG CCCCCGGCCCGTCTTCGAAGCGTACCTGCGGCGGCGGCGCCGCCGCGCCCCCTCTGCCCCCGCCCCCCTGGCACGCTCGCCCTCACCACCGCCCGGGGCAGAGCCGCGGCGCCGGCCCTCACCTGCCGTTCTTCCACGGGCGCCACGCGGAGGAGAGCGCCGAGCGCCCCCACCTGGTCACCGTCGTGCGGCCCGGTCAGAACGCGCCACGGAAG GTGACAGTGCTTTTGAACCGCAGGGGCGTGGTCTCCTTCGATCAGCTCCTATCGGACGTCTCGGAAGCGCTCGGGTTCCCTCGTTGGCACAGATCGCGAGTGACCCGCCTCTACACCGCCTTCGCCCGAGAG GTGAAGAGCGTTGGCGACTTCTTCCGCGGCGACACGGCCCTCCTGGCGCTGGGCAAAGCTCGCCCGCAGCTGAGCGGCCTGCAGGAGGCGCTGGAGGAGCTGTTCCCCGAGCAGTCCCGCTACCGGACCGAGGCGCTGCTGGTCTGGGAGAAGAAGCTCCGAGCGGCGCCGGATAAGGCCGCCAAGGCGGACAGCGGCTACGGCGAGGGGGCGGACGACAAGGACGCCGCGGAAGAGCGACCGCCGCCCGAGACGGAGGAGCCGAGGAAGGGGACGGCCGGGAAAGTCGCTCGCCTTCCGAACCGTCTCCAGAAGCTCCGGGTGAGGGGCGCGGTCTGCGAGGAAACGCCGCCTCCCGTCGGCCGATTCCAACGGGAGCGAGAAAGGGTCTCGGTTCCTCTCTGTGAAAACTGCTTGTCGAGCCCGCAGTGGATCGACCCGCTCTCGGGAAGAACCCCGCTGCCCCCCGTGTGCCGGAAGCCAACGGGAAGTTCAACGCAAG ACTGGAAGAGTCGCCCCGAGATGTGGCGCGACTGCTCGGGGCCTCCGTCGGAGGGCAGCGAGGTCTCCGAGGCCGACGTGGCTCGCCTCTACGACGTGGGGCGCCTCCTGGGGGACGGCAACTTCGCGGTGGTGCGCGAGTGCCGGCGCCGCGCCGACGGCCGGACGCTGGCCGTCAAGATGGTGGAGCGCTCGCGGCTGCTGGGCCGCGAGCACGTGCTGCAGAACGAGCTGAGCCTGCTGGCCAGCCTGCGGCACCCGCGCGTGGTCAGGCTGCTGGCGCACCACCGCACGCCCGCCACGGCCTACCTGGTCATGGAGCTGGCCCGCGGCGGCGACCTCTTCGATGCCGTCAGCCGACGCGGCAGCTTCGGCGAGGACGAGGCCGCGCTGATGGCGGCCGACGTGAGCGAGGCGCTCGAGTACATCCACCGCAGGAGCGTCGTCCACCGAGACGTCAAACCCGAAAACCTGCTG ATCGTTCACGCAGTTCCCGGCATGACCAGACTGAAGCTGGCCGACTTCGGCCTCGCCACGGTCGTGAGCGAGCCCGTCTTCACCATCTGCGGCACGCCCACCTACGTCGCGCCCGAGATCCTGTCCGAGACAG GATACGGCCTGGAGGTGGACATGTGGGCGCTGGGGGTCATTCTCTACATCCTACTGTGCGGCTTCGCCCCTTTTCGAAGTCGGCATCGGGACCAGGAGGAGCTTTTTGAGATCATCAAACAGGGGCAACTGCACTTCCTGCCCCCCTATTGGGACGCCATCTCAGAAG ACGCCAAAGGCCTGGTCTCGGGCCTCCTCCGGTCCGACCCGGTCGTCAGGATGACGGCAGAGCAGACGCTGCAGCATCCCTGGCTGACGGCCATGGCCGCCAGCTGCCAGCAGAAGGCGCTGGAGAGCCAACGCGAGACCTGGAAGGAGGAACAACCGCCCAGACCGGCACCGCTACACAGAGAGAAGGTCCAGAAGGCACCGGGAGAAGACCCAGAAACTGGAAGGGCCGAAAGCAAGGAGCAGGCTTCAGACCCGACGAGTTGA
- the dclk3 gene encoding serine/threonine-protein kinase DCLK3 isoform X1 has protein sequence MASPTKARFGCDAARKWRATAAPGPSSKRTCGGGAAAPPLPPPPWHARPHHRPGQSRGAGPHLPFFHGRHAEESAERPHLVTVVRPGQNAPRKVTVLLNRRGVVSFDQLLSDVSEALGFPRWHRSRVTRLYTAFAREVKSVGDFFRGDTALLALGKARPQLSGLQEALEELFPEQSRYRTEALLVWEKKLRAAPDKAAKADSGYGEGADDKDAAEERPPPETEEPRKGTAGKVARLPNRLQKLRVRGAVCEETPPPVGRFQRERERVSVPLCENCLSSPQWIDPLSGRTPLPPVCRKPTGSSTQDWKSRPEMWRDCSGPPSEGSEVSEADVARLYDVGRLLGDGNFAVVRECRRRADGRTLAVKMVERSRLLGREHVLQNELSLLASLRHPRVVRLLAHHRTPATAYLVMELARGGDLFDAVSRRGSFGEDEAALMAADVSEALEYIHRRSVVHRDVKPENLLIVHAVPGMTRLKLADFGLATVVSEPVFTICGTPTYVAPEILSETGYGLEVDMWALGVILYILLCGFAPFRSRHRDQEELFEIIKQGQLHFLPPYWDAISEDAKGLVSGLLRSDPVVRMTAEQTLQHPWLTAMAASCQQKALESQRETWKEEQPPRPAPLHREKVQKAPGEDPETGRAESKEQASDPTS, from the exons ATGGCATCGCCGACGAAGGCTCGCTTCGGCTGCGACGCGGCAAGGAAATGGAGAGCGACGG CAGCCCCCGGCCCGTCTTCGAAGCGTACCTGCGGCGGCGGCGCCGCCGCGCCCCCTCTGCCCCCGCCCCCCTGGCACGCTCGCCCTCACCACCGCCCGGGGCAGAGCCGCGGCGCCGGCCCTCACCTGCCGTTCTTCCACGGGCGCCACGCGGAGGAGAGCGCCGAGCGCCCCCACCTGGTCACCGTCGTGCGGCCCGGTCAGAACGCGCCACGGAAG GTGACAGTGCTTTTGAACCGCAGGGGCGTGGTCTCCTTCGATCAGCTCCTATCGGACGTCTCGGAAGCGCTCGGGTTCCCTCGTTGGCACAGATCGCGAGTGACCCGCCTCTACACCGCCTTCGCCCGAGAG GTGAAGAGCGTTGGCGACTTCTTCCGCGGCGACACGGCCCTCCTGGCGCTGGGCAAAGCTCGCCCGCAGCTGAGCGGCCTGCAGGAGGCGCTGGAGGAGCTGTTCCCCGAGCAGTCCCGCTACCGGACCGAGGCGCTGCTGGTCTGGGAGAAGAAGCTCCGAGCGGCGCCGGATAAGGCCGCCAAGGCGGACAGCGGCTACGGCGAGGGGGCGGACGACAAGGACGCCGCGGAAGAGCGACCGCCGCCCGAGACGGAGGAGCCGAGGAAGGGGACGGCCGGGAAAGTCGCTCGCCTTCCGAACCGTCTCCAGAAGCTCCGGGTGAGGGGCGCGGTCTGCGAGGAAACGCCGCCTCCCGTCGGCCGATTCCAACGGGAGCGAGAAAGGGTCTCGGTTCCTCTCTGTGAAAACTGCTTGTCGAGCCCGCAGTGGATCGACCCGCTCTCGGGAAGAACCCCGCTGCCCCCCGTGTGCCGGAAGCCAACGGGAAGTTCAACGCAAG ACTGGAAGAGTCGCCCCGAGATGTGGCGCGACTGCTCGGGGCCTCCGTCGGAGGGCAGCGAGGTCTCCGAGGCCGACGTGGCTCGCCTCTACGACGTGGGGCGCCTCCTGGGGGACGGCAACTTCGCGGTGGTGCGCGAGTGCCGGCGCCGCGCCGACGGCCGGACGCTGGCCGTCAAGATGGTGGAGCGCTCGCGGCTGCTGGGCCGCGAGCACGTGCTGCAGAACGAGCTGAGCCTGCTGGCCAGCCTGCGGCACCCGCGCGTGGTCAGGCTGCTGGCGCACCACCGCACGCCCGCCACGGCCTACCTGGTCATGGAGCTGGCCCGCGGCGGCGACCTCTTCGATGCCGTCAGCCGACGCGGCAGCTTCGGCGAGGACGAGGCCGCGCTGATGGCGGCCGACGTGAGCGAGGCGCTCGAGTACATCCACCGCAGGAGCGTCGTCCACCGAGACGTCAAACCCGAAAACCTGCTG ATCGTTCACGCAGTTCCCGGCATGACCAGACTGAAGCTGGCCGACTTCGGCCTCGCCACGGTCGTGAGCGAGCCCGTCTTCACCATCTGCGGCACGCCCACCTACGTCGCGCCCGAGATCCTGTCCGAGACAG GATACGGCCTGGAGGTGGACATGTGGGCGCTGGGGGTCATTCTCTACATCCTACTGTGCGGCTTCGCCCCTTTTCGAAGTCGGCATCGGGACCAGGAGGAGCTTTTTGAGATCATCAAACAGGGGCAACTGCACTTCCTGCCCCCCTATTGGGACGCCATCTCAGAAG ACGCCAAAGGCCTGGTCTCGGGCCTCCTCCGGTCCGACCCGGTCGTCAGGATGACGGCAGAGCAGACGCTGCAGCATCCCTGGCTGACGGCCATGGCCGCCAGCTGCCAGCAGAAGGCGCTGGAGAGCCAACGCGAGACCTGGAAGGAGGAACAACCGCCCAGACCGGCACCGCTACACAGAGAGAAGGTCCAGAAGGCACCGGGAGAAGACCCAGAAACTGGAAGGGCCGAAAGCAAGGAGCAGGCTTCAGACCCGACGAGTTGA
- the fabp3 gene encoding fatty acid-binding protein, heart → MAEAFVGTWNLKSSENFDDYMKQLDVGFATRKLGNLTKPTTIISVDGDTVTVKTQSTIKNTELSFKLGEEFDETTADSRNVKSLVTIDDGKMVHIQRWGGKETSLVRQVDGNALTLTLTMNDVVCTRCYERAA, encoded by the exons ATGGCCGAGGCTTTCGTGGGCACCTGGAACCTGAAAAGCAGCGAGAACTTTGACGATTACATGAAGCAACTCG ACGTGGGCTTCGCCACCCGCAAGCTGGGCAACCTGACCAAGCCCACCACCATCATCTCGGTGGACGGCGACACGGTGACGGTCAAGACGCAGAGCACCATCAAGAACACGGAGCTCTCCTTCAAGCTGGGCGAGGAGTTCGACGAGACCACCGCCGACAGCAGGAACGTCAAG TCGCTGGTGACGATAGACGACGGCAAGATGGTGCACATCCAGCGGTGGGGCGGCAAGGAGACCAGCCTGGTGCGCCAAGTCGACGGCAACGCCCTCACGCTG ACGCTGACGATGAACGACGTCGTTTGCACGCGCTGCTACGAGAGGGCAGCGTGA
- the zcchc17 gene encoding nucleolar protein of 40 kDa isoform X1 encodes MTIGHGVERCRKSEMSDSDGPPPEPAGLEGLPPLYSISKGEVVSVQNYGAFVRLPGYKKEGLVHVSEMSATRIESAAEIVDVGEKVWIKVIGREINGEKIKLSFSMKAVNQGTGRDLDPNNVMAEQDARRRRQFRDHTGNRITLEAVLNTTCAKCGCKGHFTKDCFSAPGLQYALVPEEGDEEPQQRQQQQTSAAAPQKDKDKKKKKKKEKKTKKKRKRERKESDSDGSGSDGGECKPKRRCHERDDDNKHKKKHKKHKSHKHS; translated from the exons ATGACGATTGGCCATGGCGTCGAACGAT GTAGAAAGTCCGAGATGTCTGACAGTGACGGACCGCCACCGGAACCCGCAGGCCTGGAAGGTCTGCCGCCACTCTACAGCATTTCCAAGGGGGAAGTGGTCTCCGTGCAGAATTATGGCGCTTTTGTCCGCCTGCCAGGCTACAAAAAGGAAG GTCTGGTACACGTAAGTGAGATGTCAGCCACGCGTATCGAGAGCGCTGCAGAAATTGTCGACGTGGGAGAGAAAGTGTGGATTAAAGTCATTGGGAGAGAG atAAATGGCGAAAAGATCAAGCTGTCCTTCTCCATGAAAGCTGTCAATCAGGGAACCGGCCGGGACTTGGACCCCAACAACGTTATGGCAGA GCAGGACGCGAGGCGGCGGAGGCAGTTCCGAGACCACACGGGCAACAGGATCACGCTCGAGGCCGTACTCAACACCACCTGCGCGAAATGTGGCTGCAAAG GCCACTTCACAAAAGACTGCTTCTCAGCACCCGGCTTGCAGTACGCGCTTGTGCCGGAAGAGGGCGACGAAGAGCCACAGCAGCGGCAACAGCAGCAGACATCTGCCGCTGCGCCGCAGAAAGAcaaagacaagaagaagaagaaaaagaag gagaagaagacgaagaagaagaggaagcgaGAGAGGAAGGAGTCGGACAGCGACGGCAGCGGCAGCGACGGCGGCGAGTGCAAACCCAAGAGGCGATGTCACGAGCGAGACGACGACAACAAGCACAAGAAGAAACACAAGAAACACAAATCGCACAAGCACAGCtga
- the zcchc17 gene encoding nucleolar protein of 40 kDa isoform X2: MSDSDGPPPEPAGLEGLPPLYSISKGEVVSVQNYGAFVRLPGYKKEGLVHVSEMSATRIESAAEIVDVGEKVWIKVIGREINGEKIKLSFSMKAVNQGTGRDLDPNNVMAEQDARRRRQFRDHTGNRITLEAVLNTTCAKCGCKGHFTKDCFSAPGLQYALVPEEGDEEPQQRQQQQTSAAAPQKDKDKKKKKKKEKKTKKKRKRERKESDSDGSGSDGGECKPKRRCHERDDDNKHKKKHKKHKSHKHS; the protein is encoded by the exons ATGTCTGACAGTGACGGACCGCCACCGGAACCCGCAGGCCTGGAAGGTCTGCCGCCACTCTACAGCATTTCCAAGGGGGAAGTGGTCTCCGTGCAGAATTATGGCGCTTTTGTCCGCCTGCCAGGCTACAAAAAGGAAG GTCTGGTACACGTAAGTGAGATGTCAGCCACGCGTATCGAGAGCGCTGCAGAAATTGTCGACGTGGGAGAGAAAGTGTGGATTAAAGTCATTGGGAGAGAG atAAATGGCGAAAAGATCAAGCTGTCCTTCTCCATGAAAGCTGTCAATCAGGGAACCGGCCGGGACTTGGACCCCAACAACGTTATGGCAGA GCAGGACGCGAGGCGGCGGAGGCAGTTCCGAGACCACACGGGCAACAGGATCACGCTCGAGGCCGTACTCAACACCACCTGCGCGAAATGTGGCTGCAAAG GCCACTTCACAAAAGACTGCTTCTCAGCACCCGGCTTGCAGTACGCGCTTGTGCCGGAAGAGGGCGACGAAGAGCCACAGCAGCGGCAACAGCAGCAGACATCTGCCGCTGCGCCGCAGAAAGAcaaagacaagaagaagaagaaaaagaag gagaagaagacgaagaagaagaggaagcgaGAGAGGAAGGAGTCGGACAGCGACGGCAGCGGCAGCGACGGCGGCGAGTGCAAACCCAAGAGGCGATGTCACGAGCGAGACGACGACAACAAGCACAAGAAGAAACACAAGAAACACAAATCGCACAAGCACAGCtga